In Streptomyces sp. NBC_01439, the following are encoded in one genomic region:
- a CDS encoding formimidoylglutamate deiminase: MSLTTYWLEHAWLDTHVEPGVALEVTAEGRIGALRTGVSSPPPGAEVLRGLTIPGLANAHSHCFHRALRGTVQIGSGTFWTWRDLMYKVAQNLTPDSYFALARAVYAEMALAGITNVGEFHYVHHAPGGAAYADPNAMGEALIEAAAAAGIRITLLDTAYLSSGFGEAPNSHQLRFSDGTAEAWAERASALKPREHALIGAAIHSVRAVPAAELATVAGWAEERRAPLHVHLSEQTAENDACQAAHGRTPTQLLADHGVLGPRTTGVHNTHLTDTDIALLGGTTTGTCMCPTTERDLADGIGPATRLQHAGSPLSLGSDSHAVIDLLEEARAMELNERLRSRTRGHWTANALLAAATADGHAALGLPDAGRLEAGALADFTTIALDSVRTAGPLARLGAETAVFAATASDVRHTVVGGRHIVRDGAHTLVPDVPSALAESIAALRS, from the coding sequence ATGTCGTTGACGACGTACTGGCTGGAGCACGCCTGGCTCGACACCCACGTCGAGCCGGGCGTCGCCCTGGAGGTGACTGCCGAGGGCCGCATCGGTGCCCTGCGCACCGGCGTGAGCAGCCCGCCGCCCGGTGCGGAGGTGCTGCGCGGCCTGACGATCCCCGGGCTGGCCAACGCGCATTCTCATTGCTTCCACCGTGCGTTGAGGGGCACGGTCCAGATCGGCTCCGGCACCTTCTGGACCTGGCGCGACCTCATGTACAAGGTCGCCCAGAACCTCACCCCCGACAGCTACTTCGCGCTCGCCCGCGCCGTCTACGCCGAGATGGCGCTGGCCGGCATCACCAACGTCGGCGAGTTCCACTACGTCCACCACGCGCCCGGCGGCGCCGCGTACGCCGACCCGAACGCGATGGGCGAGGCCCTGATCGAGGCCGCCGCCGCGGCCGGCATCCGGATCACGCTCCTGGACACGGCGTACCTGTCCTCGGGCTTCGGCGAGGCCCCCAACAGCCACCAGCTGCGCTTCTCCGACGGCACCGCCGAGGCCTGGGCCGAGCGCGCCAGTGCCCTCAAGCCCCGCGAGCACGCCCTGATCGGCGCCGCCATCCACTCGGTCCGCGCCGTGCCGGCCGCGGAACTGGCCACCGTCGCCGGCTGGGCCGAGGAGCGCCGGGCGCCCCTGCACGTCCACCTCTCCGAGCAGACCGCCGAGAACGACGCCTGCCAGGCCGCCCACGGGCGCACGCCGACCCAGCTGCTGGCCGACCACGGCGTGCTCGGCCCGCGCACCACCGGCGTCCACAACACGCACCTCACCGACACGGACATCGCCCTCCTCGGCGGGACCACCACCGGTACGTGCATGTGCCCGACCACCGAACGCGACCTCGCGGACGGCATCGGCCCGGCGACCCGGCTCCAGCACGCGGGCAGCCCGCTGTCCCTGGGCAGCGACAGCCACGCGGTCATCGACCTGCTCGAAGAGGCCCGCGCGATGGAGCTGAACGAGCGCCTGCGCAGCCGCACCCGGGGTCACTGGACGGCGAACGCCCTGCTCGCCGCCGCCACCGCCGACGGCCACGCCGCCCTCGGACTCCCGGACGCGGGCCGCCTGGAGGCGGGCGCGCTCGCGGACTTCACCACGATCGCGCTGGACTCCGTGCGCACGGCGGGTCCGCTGGCGCGCCTCGGCGCCGAGACGGCCGTCTTCGCCGCCACTGCCTCGGACGTCCGCCACACGGTGGTCGGCGGCCGCCACATCGTCCGCGACGGCGCCCACACCCTGGTCCCGGACGTCCCGTCCGCCCTTGCCGAGTCCATCGCAGCCCTGCGCTCCTGA
- a CDS encoding allantoate amidohydrolase, which produces MWAELAPIGRDAGTGGYRRYAWSGADADCRTWFQEQAEARGLTYETDRNGNQWAWLGDPLAGDAVVTGSHLDSVPDGGAFDGPLGVVSSFAALDELRSRGAEFSRPLAITNFGDEEGARFGLACVGSRLAAGQLTKDKAYELRDAEGISLPQAMEAAGYDPEAIGADPERLGRIGAFVELHVEQGRALDLSGDRVGIASAIWPHGRWRFDFRGEANHAGTTRLVDRRDPMLTYAATVLAARTEAALAGAVATFGKISVEPNGVNAIPSLVRGWLDSRAADQATLDTVVTAIEKAARERADQDGIDLAVVRESFTPVVEFEHALRDEMNRILGGSVPVLGTGAGHDAGILSAAVPTAMLFVRNPTGVSHSPREFAAEDDCVAGVLALADVLEGLACR; this is translated from the coding sequence ATGTGGGCCGAGCTCGCACCCATCGGCCGCGACGCCGGCACCGGCGGGTACCGCCGGTACGCCTGGAGCGGGGCCGACGCCGACTGCCGGACCTGGTTCCAGGAGCAGGCCGAGGCGCGCGGGCTGACGTACGAGACGGACCGCAACGGCAACCAGTGGGCCTGGCTCGGCGACCCCCTCGCGGGGGACGCCGTGGTCACCGGCTCGCACCTGGACTCCGTCCCCGACGGCGGGGCCTTCGACGGCCCCCTCGGCGTGGTGTCCTCCTTCGCGGCCCTGGACGAGCTCCGCAGCAGGGGAGCGGAATTCTCCAGGCCGCTCGCCATCACCAACTTCGGTGACGAGGAGGGCGCCCGCTTCGGGCTCGCCTGCGTCGGCTCCCGGCTCGCCGCCGGACAGCTGACCAAGGACAAGGCGTACGAGCTGCGCGACGCCGAGGGCATCTCCCTGCCCCAGGCCATGGAGGCCGCCGGATACGACCCCGAGGCCATCGGGGCCGACCCCGAACGCCTCGGCCGCATCGGCGCCTTCGTCGAACTGCACGTGGAACAGGGCCGGGCCCTGGACCTCTCCGGGGACCGGGTCGGCATCGCCTCCGCGATCTGGCCGCACGGCCGCTGGCGGTTCGACTTCCGCGGCGAGGCCAACCACGCCGGCACCACCCGGCTGGTCGACCGCCGCGACCCGATGCTCACCTACGCGGCGACCGTGCTGGCCGCCCGTACCGAGGCGGCCCTCGCCGGGGCCGTCGCCACCTTCGGGAAGATCTCGGTCGAGCCCAACGGGGTCAACGCCATCCCCTCGCTCGTGCGCGGCTGGCTCGACTCCCGCGCCGCCGACCAGGCCACCCTCGACACGGTCGTCACGGCCATCGAGAAGGCCGCCCGCGAGCGCGCCGACCAGGACGGCATCGACCTCGCCGTCGTCCGGGAGTCCTTCACCCCGGTCGTCGAGTTCGAGCACGCCCTGCGCGACGAGATGAACCGGATCCTCGGCGGTTCGGTCCCCGTTCTCGGGACCGGAGCGGGACACGACGCCGGGATCCTCTCGGCGGCCGTCCCGACCGCCATGCTGTTCGTGCGGAACCCGACCGGCGTCTCCCACTCCCCGCGGGAGTTCGCCGCCGAGGACGACTGCGTGGCCGGCGTCCTCGCCCTCGCCGACGTACTGGAAGGCCTGGCATGTCGTTGA